The candidate division WOR-3 bacterium genome has a window encoding:
- a CDS encoding glycosyltransferase family 4 protein yields the protein MKIAYDMTNPYSPGATGIGTYAKSLAESMIFLHPENRYFLCVRDSRLKKIIRDPESFKKNRLFGHNVSHHVCLKGFLLPYRHPEIWHGLDVWLPDKYTGKSKLVLTVHDLVVFSHPEMLSPNYVKAIKKKFVRYFESVVPDAVIAISEQTAEEIKTYFPSADNRTYTVHQGVSDFWRPKESSHPFQERFKYFLFVSTLEPRKNFSAARKAFLELNMPGIKLVVVGKNNGEDQRLLGGKNIVWLGYCDREFIRTLYNHSLGLLFTSAYEGFGLPPLEALACNCPVIAENTLPCSKFLPPEFTVDSRDTEKMTEKMKALVDLKNRKKLHLVVKDLTWINTAKKTFEIYKKVLAN from the coding sequence ATGAAAATAGCCTACGACATGACAAACCCTTATTCACCCGGAGCGACCGGCATTGGTACATACGCCAAATCTTTGGCTGAATCGATGATATTTCTCCATCCCGAAAACAGGTATTTTCTCTGTGTTAGGGACAGCCGGTTGAAAAAAATCATCAGAGATCCGGAATCTTTCAAAAAAAACAGGCTTTTCGGGCACAATGTCTCCCACCATGTATGTTTAAAAGGATTCCTGTTGCCTTACAGACATCCGGAGATATGGCATGGACTCGACGTATGGCTCCCGGACAAATACACGGGGAAATCCAAACTGGTATTAACCGTTCATGATCTGGTTGTATTTTCTCATCCTGAAATGCTCAGCCCCAATTATGTCAAGGCTATCAAAAAGAAATTTGTGAGATATTTTGAATCTGTAGTCCCCGACGCGGTTATAGCCATTTCCGAACAGACTGCCGAGGAAATAAAAACTTATTTTCCGTCAGCGGATAATAGAACTTACACTGTCCATCAGGGTGTTTCTGACTTCTGGCGGCCAAAAGAGAGTTCACACCCTTTTCAAGAAAGATTCAAGTATTTTCTTTTTGTCAGCACTTTGGAACCGAGAAAAAATTTCAGCGCCGCCCGTAAGGCTTTTCTTGAACTCAACATGCCAGGAATCAAACTCGTCGTAGTCGGCAAGAACAACGGAGAAGACCAACGTCTTTTGGGTGGCAAAAACATTGTATGGCTTGGATATTGCGACAGAGAATTTATCCGGACTCTCTACAATCACTCTCTTGGACTCTTATTCACCTCGGCTTATGAAGGCTTTGGGCTTCCCCCTCTTGAAGCCCTCGCTTGCAACTGTCCTGTGATAGCGGAAAATACTTTGCCTTGCTCCAAATTCCTTCCCCCAGAGTTTACCGTCGACAGCCGGGACACCGAAAAAATGACAGAAAAAATGAAAGCCCTTGTTGATTTGAAAAACAGAAAAAAGCTTCACCTTGTCGTCAAAGACCTTACATGGATAAACACCGCGAAGAAAACATTCGAAATTTACAAAAAAGTTCTCGCGAATTAA
- a CDS encoding glycosyltransferase — MVINGKKTKIAFVHQNPHPAHAAWAKSVGAKFIYFRGNRKLRERGNKHLLLNLLRTKFIFCKPDVIISEGGAPLSPSIVMHNFSTNAKIILIMADETGIYVRENKDIYSRDTRAFLSMVDGAISVSGLTTETFEGLVPQSVKIKTVRPSIGDIFIRQSRFASGVLRRRNTICIVSKGGKRGLMDKIPGWLDDCFRIMKKTIPDLEIKIAGTQESSLKFANIRHLGIVKYTDMPKLYRETGILFHFPFFDPFPVSVMEALSCGCPVIVGKGCGNYEYFKEKNWNELTCDEDDPVTVSQKALEILNGSITPDRFRLFSDVVAKELSPSASSAYFRKSLEDILKQ, encoded by the coding sequence ATGGTCATTAACGGAAAAAAAACCAAAATTGCTTTTGTCCACCAAAACCCTCACCCTGCTCACGCGGCTTGGGCTAAAAGCGTCGGCGCGAAATTTATTTATTTCAGAGGCAACAGAAAGCTCCGCGAAAGAGGAAATAAGCATTTGCTTTTAAATCTCCTGAGGACTAAATTCATCTTTTGCAAACCTGACGTAATTATTTCTGAAGGGGGAGCGCCTCTTTCCCCTTCGATCGTAATGCACAACTTTTCTACAAACGCTAAAATAATACTCATAATGGCCGACGAAACCGGTATTTACGTCAGAGAAAACAAGGATATTTACTCCAGAGACACCAGAGCTTTTCTCTCCATGGTTGACGGAGCGATTAGCGTTTCCGGCTTGACGACAGAAACCTTTGAAGGTCTTGTCCCGCAAAGCGTCAAAATCAAAACAGTCAGGCCTTCTATCGGGGATATTTTCATAAGACAATCCCGCTTCGCATCGGGTGTTTTAAGGCGGCGTAACACCATCTGCATCGTCTCTAAGGGCGGTAAAAGAGGGCTGATGGATAAAATTCCCGGATGGCTCGACGACTGTTTCCGCATCATGAAAAAGACGATACCCGACCTGGAAATAAAAATAGCAGGCACACAGGAATCTTCTTTAAAATTTGCAAACATCCGGCATCTCGGAATAGTCAAATACACCGACATGCCGAAACTCTACCGAGAGACCGGCATCCTTTTTCATTTTCCCTTTTTTGATCCTTTCCCCGTGTCCGTAATGGAGGCTCTATCTTGCGGATGCCCGGTTATTGTTGGTAAAGGATGCGGTAACTACGAATACTTCAAGGAAAAAAATTGGAACGAGCTGACATGCGATGAGGACGATCCTGTAACTGTTTCGCAAAAAGCCCTGGAAATTCTCAACGGCAGCATCACTCCCGACAGATTTCGCCTTTTTTCCGACGTTGTCGCAAAAGAACTCTCTCCAAGCGCCAGTTCGGCATATTTCAGAAAATCTCTTGAAGATATTTTAAAGCAATGA
- a CDS encoding tyrosine--tRNA ligase encodes MDLFRELKERGFIYQTTDEENLKNILNEECNTYYCGFDPTAKSLHIGNLLPLMALSWLKMRKNTVIAVVGGATGSVGDPSGKTETRNLLDKNSIQDNCFSISSQIDSFLSREKGDHKILNNMDWFKDKNFIEFLREVGPLFSVNKMLSAESVKSRLESNTGITFLEFTYMLLQAYDFLYLNENHGCRIQIGGQDQWGNIVAGTDLVRRLKSKHVLGFTIPLLLNESGEKFGKSVKGSVWLSKDLVSPYEYYQYWRNIPDSMVDEALKKFTFLPLEEIKELTNEKICPVNRAKEILGFEATLILHGLESASQAYSSSVREFGSADREKRVRTSSSILFAESKDAEIPSYEISKTELSHGIDIVSLLVSSSLSPSRSEARRALSQGGVFINDKKIVEFDHKIELKDIEGQNAILRVGKKKRKKIIVSN; translated from the coding sequence TTGGACCTTTTCAGAGAGCTCAAAGAGAGAGGTTTCATATACCAGACAACCGATGAAGAAAATTTAAAGAACATTCTCAACGAGGAATGCAACACTTACTATTGCGGATTCGATCCGACCGCCAAAAGCTTGCACATAGGAAATCTACTCCCTCTCATGGCTCTTTCATGGCTGAAAATGCGCAAAAACACTGTCATCGCAGTCGTAGGGGGAGCTACCGGTTCCGTAGGAGACCCTTCCGGAAAAACCGAAACGAGAAACCTGCTTGACAAAAACTCTATTCAGGACAACTGTTTTAGTATTTCATCCCAAATAGACTCGTTTCTATCGCGTGAAAAGGGAGACCACAAAATACTCAACAACATGGACTGGTTTAAAGACAAAAATTTCATAGAATTCCTTCGGGAGGTAGGCCCGTTGTTTTCTGTGAATAAAATGCTCTCAGCCGAATCGGTTAAATCGCGGCTCGAATCAAACACTGGAATCACTTTTCTCGAATTCACCTACATGCTCCTGCAGGCATACGATTTTCTCTACCTAAACGAAAATCACGGATGCCGGATTCAGATAGGCGGACAGGATCAATGGGGCAACATAGTCGCCGGAACAGATCTGGTGAGAAGGCTTAAATCTAAGCATGTGCTCGGTTTCACGATTCCTCTTCTTCTCAACGAATCCGGTGAAAAATTCGGAAAATCCGTTAAGGGCAGTGTATGGCTTTCAAAAGATCTCGTTTCGCCCTATGAATACTACCAATACTGGAGAAACATACCAGACTCAATGGTTGATGAGGCTTTGAAAAAATTCACTTTTTTGCCTCTTGAAGAGATAAAAGAATTGACCAACGAAAAGATTTGTCCCGTGAACAGAGCTAAAGAGATATTGGGTTTTGAGGCGACCCTTATACTGCACGGTTTAGAAAGCGCTTCACAAGCTTATTCTTCTTCGGTAAGGGAATTCGGCTCAGCTGACAGAGAAAAAAGAGTCAGGACGAGTTCATCGATACTCTTTGCCGAATCCAAAGACGCCGAAATACCTTCTTATGAAATCTCCAAAACAGAACTATCCCATGGCATTGACATAGTATCTCTTTTAGTCTCATCTTCCCTTTCTCCGAGCCGTTCTGAAGCGAGAAGAGCCTTATCCCAGGGTGGCGTGTTTATCAATGACAAAAAAATCGTAGAGTTCGACCATAAAATTGAATTAAAAGACATTGAAGGTCAAAACGCTATTTTAAGAGTCGGAAAAAAGAAGAGAAAAAAAATAATCGTATCGAACTGA
- a CDS encoding glucose-1-phosphate adenylyltransferase: MPAAQVVAVIMGGGKGTRLFPLTLVRSKPAVPFGGKYRLVDIPISNCLNSRFNKIFVLTQYNSESLNRHINETYQFDSFSRGFVSLLAAEQTPEKSDWFQGTADAVRQSLKHIRAQRPQYVLILSGDQLYHLDFRELLKFHQEHEAQITIATIPVEKEKAQSFGIMKIAENSRITEFKEKPDSQQLETLKSAGSEGKEYLASMGIYLFDYSCLEKILLESEFIDFGKHLIPESIKTLKVFGYVFKGFWDDIGTIDSFFKSNISLTDILPPFSLYDEINHPVYFRRRYIPPAKVRSSRIDESIISDGAIIEGATIIKSLIGIRSYIKKDTTLINSVVFGNDFYQIEAEKELLSIGNSCHIERAIIDKNVIIGDHVVIRDHKDEEDFKGDLFWIRDGITVVKKEAVIPSHTVI, encoded by the coding sequence ATGCCAGCTGCTCAGGTTGTCGCCGTGATAATGGGTGGAGGAAAAGGCACTCGCCTTTTTCCTCTGACTTTAGTGAGATCAAAGCCTGCAGTTCCTTTCGGAGGAAAATACAGACTCGTTGATATTCCCATTTCCAATTGTCTGAACTCGAGGTTCAACAAAATTTTTGTGCTGACCCAGTACAATTCAGAATCTCTCAACCGGCATATAAATGAAACCTACCAATTCGATTCTTTCAGCAGAGGTTTTGTCTCACTTCTAGCAGCCGAGCAGACACCAGAAAAGAGCGACTGGTTCCAGGGAACCGCAGATGCGGTCAGACAGAGTCTCAAACACATACGCGCTCAAAGGCCCCAATACGTCCTGATATTGTCCGGAGATCAGCTCTATCATTTGGATTTCAGGGAACTACTCAAATTCCACCAAGAGCACGAAGCCCAAATAACCATCGCGACAATTCCTGTTGAAAAGGAAAAAGCCCAATCGTTCGGCATCATGAAAATCGCAGAAAACTCCAGAATCACTGAATTCAAGGAAAAACCTGACAGCCAACAACTCGAAACGTTGAAAAGCGCCGGTTCGGAAGGAAAAGAATATCTTGCGAGCATGGGTATATACCTCTTCGACTACTCCTGCCTTGAAAAGATACTCCTCGAATCCGAATTCATCGATTTCGGAAAACACCTGATCCCGGAATCCATTAAAACTCTGAAGGTTTTCGGTTATGTCTTCAAAGGTTTTTGGGACGACATCGGCACGATAGACTCTTTTTTCAAATCGAACATATCACTGACCGACATACTCCCCCCCTTTTCCCTCTACGACGAGATAAATCACCCTGTCTATTTCCGCAGAAGGTATATACCGCCGGCTAAAGTCAGGTCTTCCAGGATTGACGAGAGCATTATTTCAGACGGAGCGATTATAGAAGGTGCGACCATAATTAAATCCTTGATCGGAATAAGGTCATACATAAAAAAAGACACAACGCTCATTAACTCGGTTGTTTTTGGAAACGACTTCTACCAGATTGAAGCTGAAAAAGAACTTCTATCCATAGGAAATTCATGCCACATAGAACGAGCGATAATCGATAAAAACGTCATAATAGGAGATCATGTAGTGATAAGGGACCATAAAGACGAAGAGGATTTCAAAGGGGATCTTTTTTGGATAAGAGACGGTATTACTGTTGTGAAAAAAGAAGCCGTAATACCATCCCATACAGTGATATAA
- the rocD gene encoding ornithine--oxo-acid transaminase has translation MNTKELIALEEKFGAHNYHPLDVVIEKGQGVWVWDVEGKKYMDFLAAYSALNQGHCHPRLVKILGEQASKLTLTSRAFRNDKLPLFYEQCNKMTGYDSILPMNSGAEAVETAVKVTRKWGYDVKGVKSEKAKIIVSANNFHGRTVTIIGFSTEPLYKEGFGPFTEGFEIIPFGDIKALEKAIDENTVAFMTEPIQGEAGIIIPPNGFLKEAQELCRKNNILFVLDEIQSGLGRTGKLFAYQHEEGVLPDGIIVGKALSGGFYPVSAFMTRKEIMGVIKPGSHGSTFGGSPLAASIATEALKIITDEDLPGNSERMGAYLLDNLNKMKIKNLKEIRGKGLWIGLELNENVRDKAEALKENGILCKETHVTTLRFAPPLVIDKEEVDWALERISMVLE, from the coding sequence TTGAACACTAAAGAACTCATCGCGCTCGAAGAAAAATTCGGAGCTCACAACTACCACCCGCTCGACGTCGTAATCGAAAAGGGGCAGGGAGTATGGGTCTGGGATGTCGAAGGAAAAAAATACATGGATTTTCTCGCCGCTTATTCAGCGCTAAACCAGGGTCATTGCCATCCTCGGTTGGTCAAAATCTTAGGAGAGCAAGCGTCGAAATTGACATTGACCTCAAGGGCTTTCAGAAATGACAAACTGCCTTTGTTCTATGAACAGTGCAACAAAATGACCGGTTACGATTCGATTTTACCAATGAATTCAGGGGCAGAAGCCGTTGAAACCGCTGTTAAAGTCACGAGAAAATGGGGTTACGATGTTAAAGGGGTCAAATCCGAAAAGGCAAAAATCATCGTCAGCGCCAACAATTTTCACGGAAGAACGGTGACGATAATTGGCTTTTCTACAGAACCCCTCTACAAAGAAGGATTCGGTCCTTTCACCGAAGGTTTTGAAATAATTCCATTCGGAGACATAAAAGCGTTGGAGAAAGCCATCGACGAGAACACGGTCGCTTTCATGACCGAGCCCATACAGGGCGAAGCGGGAATCATAATCCCTCCGAACGGTTTTCTCAAGGAAGCTCAAGAGTTATGCAGAAAAAACAACATACTTTTCGTTCTCGACGAAATTCAATCCGGTCTTGGAAGAACGGGAAAACTTTTCGCCTACCAGCACGAAGAAGGAGTTTTGCCGGACGGAATCATTGTTGGGAAAGCCCTTTCGGGTGGTTTTTATCCCGTTTCCGCTTTCATGACGAGAAAAGAAATAATGGGTGTAATAAAACCGGGTTCTCACGGCAGCACTTTCGGCGGAAGCCCACTCGCCGCTTCCATAGCCACGGAAGCCCTCAAGATAATAACCGATGAAGATCTTCCGGGGAATTCAGAGAGGATGGGCGCTTACCTTTTGGACAATTTGAATAAGATGAAAATTAAAAATCTCAAGGAAATCAGAGGAAAAGGCTTGTGGATAGGGCTTGAACTGAATGAAAACGTCAGGGATAAAGCAGAAGCCCTGAAAGAAAACGGTATCCTCTGCAAAGAGACCCATGTCACTACTTTACGTTTTGCCCCCCCTCTCGTGATAGACAAAGAGGAAGTTGACTGGGCTCTTGAAAGGATTTCAATGGTACTTGAATAA
- the buk gene encoding butyrate kinase, which translates to MYKIFTINPGATSTKIGLYEDDRPLFIEVIRHEGNEISKFNRSVDQYQYRKKIILETLKSRKVDISGFSAVIGRGGPFKPLLGGVYEVNEAMIEDVMKGDVQAEHVSLIGCLLAKEIALEADCPAFIADPVSVDEFEDPARLSGLPQLPRKSLSHALNMKMVGRKAAEKLGKKYEEVNLIIAHLGGGISISPHKKGKIIDANNANDGGPMSPQRTGYLPATGLVKMCFSGEYSEKDMMNMILKKGGLTAHLGTDDLRKVLKMIDDNNRGAKKVFESLVYQIAKEIGAMSTALKGDVDAIVVTGGMAHQEELTKKIEEYVSWIAQVMVFPGEDELEALDLAALMVLRGEVKPAKYA; encoded by the coding sequence ATGTACAAAATATTCACAATAAACCCAGGCGCCACATCAACCAAAATCGGCCTCTACGAAGACGACAGACCTTTGTTTATTGAAGTCATAAGACACGAAGGAAACGAAATTTCGAAGTTCAACAGATCCGTTGACCAGTACCAATACAGAAAGAAAATAATACTGGAAACACTCAAGTCCCGAAAAGTCGACATATCAGGCTTTTCTGCCGTAATCGGCAGAGGGGGCCCTTTCAAACCGCTTTTGGGCGGTGTTTACGAAGTAAACGAAGCCATGATCGAAGACGTGATGAAAGGAGACGTCCAGGCGGAACACGTCTCTTTGATAGGCTGTCTTTTGGCCAAAGAAATCGCCCTTGAAGCAGATTGCCCGGCTTTTATAGCTGATCCTGTTTCTGTCGATGAATTCGAGGATCCGGCGAGATTGTCGGGTCTGCCGCAGCTGCCGAGAAAAAGTCTATCACACGCTTTGAACATGAAAATGGTCGGAAGAAAAGCGGCGGAAAAACTCGGCAAAAAATACGAAGAAGTGAACCTAATCATCGCCCACCTCGGAGGCGGGATTAGCATCTCCCCGCACAAAAAGGGAAAAATAATCGACGCGAACAACGCCAACGACGGAGGGCCTATGTCCCCTCAGCGAACTGGTTACCTACCCGCTACCGGACTTGTCAAAATGTGCTTCAGCGGAGAATATTCCGAAAAGGACATGATGAACATGATACTCAAAAAAGGTGGATTGACTGCTCATTTGGGCACCGACGACCTCAGAAAAGTGCTCAAAATGATCGACGACAACAACAGAGGTGCAAAAAAAGTATTTGAATCTCTTGTCTATCAGATAGCCAAAGAAATCGGCGCCATGTCCACCGCTCTCAAAGGCGATGTGGATGCTATAGTCGTCACCGGTGGAATGGCGCATCAAGAGGAATTGACAAAAAAGATCGAGGAATACGTGTCCTGGATAGCCCAAGTAATGGTGTTTCCCGGAGAAGATGAGCTTGAGGCTCTTGACCTGGCGGCTTTGATGGTCTTGAGAGGCGAGGTGAAACCTGCCAAATACGCCTGA
- the cdd gene encoding cytidine deaminase, which produces MVRLSIVQFAPRVGEKDSNLRKIQDLVQRTTGDVVVLPELATTGYAYPDKKSLLPLADEFSEDNSTVKVFTELSREKKCMLVAGFAQRQGDDLFNSAGIFTPDGKKTVYNKLHLFSREKRIFKPGDSPPPLLVFKNAVFCPLICFDWFFTELFRLRTIDGAQVFLHCANLVLPWCQRSMIERAITNRVFIATANRIGREREGKDDYVFTGNSQIVSPKGDVLSSIGLEEGILEEEIDPDLALDKNVTEENNSLADRRMDIYEIRWKEKSHETTEDICAKAVIAKEMAYSPYSSIKVGAALEDTAGRVFTGCNVENASFGLTVCAERSAIFSMVASGGKIIQKLCVASDQGFVPCGACLQVIAEFSEDPEIITINKNGERKTWKFSELYPVKFSKENLQT; this is translated from the coding sequence ATGGTGAGATTGAGTATTGTCCAATTTGCCCCCAGGGTGGGCGAAAAGGACTCCAATCTTCGGAAAATTCAAGATCTGGTTCAGAGGACGACCGGTGACGTTGTAGTGCTCCCAGAGCTTGCCACGACGGGTTACGCCTACCCAGACAAAAAATCCTTGCTGCCACTTGCGGACGAATTCTCCGAAGACAACTCCACCGTTAAGGTTTTCACCGAGTTGTCGCGTGAAAAGAAATGCATGTTGGTAGCTGGTTTTGCACAAAGACAGGGAGACGACCTTTTCAACTCAGCGGGTATTTTCACTCCTGACGGAAAAAAAACCGTCTACAATAAACTTCATCTTTTTTCCAGGGAAAAAAGAATATTCAAACCTGGTGACTCGCCGCCGCCGCTTCTGGTTTTCAAGAACGCCGTTTTTTGTCCTCTGATTTGCTTTGACTGGTTTTTCACGGAATTGTTCAGGCTGAGAACCATCGACGGAGCTCAGGTTTTTCTCCACTGCGCGAATCTCGTTCTTCCATGGTGTCAAAGATCAATGATTGAAAGAGCAATCACGAACAGAGTTTTCATAGCAACTGCAAACAGGATAGGAAGGGAGAGAGAGGGAAAAGACGACTACGTTTTCACCGGGAATTCCCAAATCGTCTCCCCGAAGGGTGATGTTCTGTCGTCTATAGGATTGGAGGAAGGGATACTCGAAGAGGAAATAGACCCTGATTTAGCCCTGGATAAAAACGTGACCGAAGAAAACAACTCTCTCGCCGACAGGCGGATGGACATATACGAAATCAGGTGGAAGGAAAAATCGCATGAAACTACAGAGGACATCTGCGCGAAAGCTGTAATCGCCAAAGAGATGGCTTATTCGCCATATTCTTCGATAAAGGTGGGAGCGGCACTTGAAGATACCGCCGGTCGAGTTTTCACTGGCTGCAACGTGGAAAACGCTTCATTTGGACTGACCGTCTGCGCCGAGAGGTCAGCGATATTTTCGATGGTAGCCTCCGGAGGCAAAATAATCCAAAAATTGTGCGTGGCTTCGGATCAGGGATTTGTTCCGTGCGGTGCGTGTCTTCAGGTAATTGCGGAATTCTCTGAAGATCCTGAAATTATAACGATAAACAAAAACGGGGAAAGAAAAACATGGAAATTTTCAGAATTGTATCCGGTGAAATTTTCAAAAGAAAACTTGCAAACCTGA
- a CDS encoding Trm112 family protein: MLDKRLLDIMVCPKCKGELEYKSDINRLLCKKCKLAYKIEDDIPIMLIDEAESIEGDLYGN; the protein is encoded by the coding sequence ATGCTTGATAAAAGACTGCTCGACATTATGGTCTGTCCAAAATGCAAAGGAGAACTTGAATACAAATCTGATATAAACAGGCTTTTGTGTAAAAAATGCAAACTTGCATACAAGATTGAGGATGACATACCAATAATGCTCATAGACGAAGCTGAGAGCATTGAAGGGGATTTATATGGGAATTAG